The Curtobacterium poinsettiae DNA segment CGTGTAGGTGCCGATGTGCATCTCGTAGATCACGGCGCCGCGGGCCGGACGTCCGGTCCACGACTCGTCGGTCCACGCGAACCGTGCGGGGTCGACGACCTCGGACGGGCCGTGCACGCCCTCGGGCTGGTACCGGCTGCGCGGGTCCGGTCGGATCGCGTCGTCGTCGCCGACGCGGAACCCGTACCGGGCGCCGACGACCGGCATCACGGCGTCGGTGGACCACCAGTCGTCGTCGCCCTTGGTGAGCGGGTACTCGACGTCGTCGACGACGAGCCGGACCCGGTCCGGCTCGGGCGCCCAGACGGCGTAACGGTCGGGTGCGGTCATGCGTGACCCTCCAGGATGTCGATCTCGGCCTGCGCGTCGGTCTCGGTGGCGTCCGTCGTGCGGTCGGCGGCGGGCCGGGAGGCGCCGCTCGCGTCGGACACGGCGGTCACCGCGTCGGCGTGGCCGGCTGCACCGACCGCGTCGGCGGGCACGAGCAGCGCGACCGGGTAGGTGGTGAGCAGGTCGGCCAGCGCGATCCCGCGGTCGGCGGGGACGTGTCGGCCGGTGAGCAGGTCGATGCGCTCGACGGGGACGGCGTGCACCAGTGTGTCGCCCCAGCCGCCGACCCGGTCGAGGCCGATCGGCAGCCGCGTCGCGATCGTCACGGCACCGCCGCGGTCGAACGCGATGACGTGGTCGGCCGCGCTGCCGGTGGCCTCGAGCTCCAGGTACCGGGTGAACAGCTCCGGGTGGTCCCGACGGATGCGCAGTGCGCGGGTCGTGACCAGGAGCTTCGCGGCGCCGTCGATGCCGATGGCCGGCAGGTCCTCGGGCCCGTCGTCGTCCGGGCCGTCGAGCTCGGCGAGCACGTGACGCCGCTCGGCATAGTCGACCGGACGACGGTTGTCGGGGTCGACGAGCGAGCGGTCCCAGAACTCGGTGCCCTGGTAGACGTCGGGGACGCCCGGTGCGGTGAGCTGGACGAGCTTCTGGGCGAGACCGTTCGACCACCCGGCGGCGTCGATCTGCTCGTCGAGGGCGTCGAGCACGGCGACCACGTCCGGGTTGTCGAACGCGGCGTCGACGATCGCGTGCATCTGCTGCTCGAACGCCTCGTCGGGCTCGGTCCAGGTGGTGCTGTCACCGGCTTCGCGGGATGCCTTCTCGGCGTACGCGTGCAGACGCTCACGGCTGGCGGGCCGGGCACCGACGATCGCCTGCCAGAGCAGGTCGGCGAACACGCGGTCCTGCAACGGCACGAGCGACTGCAGACGCTCGAGCGTGGCGGCCCACTCGTCGCCGAGCTCGGCCAGCACGGCGATGCGGGCGCGGGTGTCCTCGCTGCGCTTCGTGTCGTGCGTGGTGAGCGTCGTCATGGTGTGCGGCCAGCTGCCGAGCCGTTCGCGCTGTGCCTGGTGGAAGTCCGCCACCGAGACCGCGAAGACGCTCGGGTCGCCGCCGACCTCGCTCAGGGACGACAGGCGCGAGGTGCGGTAGAACGCCGTGTCCTCGACGCCCTTCGCCATCACCATGCCGCTGGTCTGCTGCAGTCGGACCGCCGCCGCGTTCGTCGGGTCGACGAGTGCCGGTGCGATCCGGTCGATGACGTCGTCGAGGTCCGGTCGGGCCTCGGCGGCACGCTCGAGCGCGGTGATGAGGTGGTGGGCGCCCTCGGGCAGGTACGTGCGGTACACGTCGAACGAGGCCACGATCTCGGCGACCGCGTCGACGATTCGCTCGTGCGTGATCGTCTCCGTCACGGCGCTCGGCGCGAGCAGGCGTGCGAGCCGCTCGACCTCACTGCCGAGGATGCCGTCCGCGATGCCCCGTCGGGTGTCGTGCGTGAGCTGCTGCCAGTCGGCCGGCTCGGCGCCCGATGCCGCGGTCAACGCCTGCTCGCCCGCGGGGTCGACGAACACGCGGTCGAGCACC contains these protein-coding regions:
- the treY gene encoding malto-oligosyltrehalose synthase, coding for MTAGTPGAANRVPSSTYRLQVSADFDLDAARDLVDYVHDLGADWLYLSPVLQAESGSNHGYDVVDHTRVDTDRGGDQAMRAVAEAAHAVGLGVIVDVVPNHVGVATPESNPWWWSLLELGQGSPVAWAFDVDWEAGDGKLRVPVLDDRLLDAVTLDTSDAERPVLRVGETAYPTAPGTVHDGDTVETVHERQHYAFVHWKRADHDLNYRRFFAVNTLAAIRVEEPEVFAASHGVIGGWFRDGLVDGLRIDHPDGLYDPAGYLQDLAELTGGAYTLVEKILEPGEQLPSSWPVDGTTGYDALGVLDRVFVDPAGEQALTAASGAEPADWQQLTHDTRRGIADGILGSEVERLARLLAPSAVTETITHERIVDAVAEIVASFDVYRTYLPEGAHHLITALERAAEARPDLDDVIDRIAPALVDPTNAAAVRLQQTSGMVMAKGVEDTAFYRTSRLSSLSEVGGDPSVFAVSVADFHQAQRERLGSWPHTMTTLTTHDTKRSEDTRARIAVLAELGDEWAATLERLQSLVPLQDRVFADLLWQAIVGARPASRERLHAYAEKASREAGDSTTWTEPDEAFEQQMHAIVDAAFDNPDVVAVLDALDEQIDAAGWSNGLAQKLVQLTAPGVPDVYQGTEFWDRSLVDPDNRRPVDYAERRHVLAELDGPDDDGPEDLPAIGIDGAAKLLVTTRALRIRRDHPELFTRYLELEATGSAADHVIAFDRGGAVTIATRLPIGLDRVGGWGDTLVHAVPVERIDLLTGRHVPADRGIALADLLTTYPVALLVPADAVGAAGHADAVTAVSDASGASRPAADRTTDATETDAQAEIDILEGHA